In Mesorhizobium sp. 113-3-3, a genomic segment contains:
- a CDS encoding DUF7929 domain-containing protein, with the protein MNNLALSPLAQNNSTVMETIMKPLSYARRGARWLMAAGIAVAMFTPLASHAEDAAPITPELKLDLDNSRVVNPRPDRLVPFFTKTGTQRGCDYVVYSLSFGLRGDPQGFADPSLAARLNKLKLDFKDQLPHGLAIVNVNVSGDGTDASGGPLPGASIITSANPNDTATVSDFRLSAADLDGAGAANERVINFRITAKIDHAAFPAPTIVDNQGVIKATPGVGTGAILPSQDPSKPDDGDFKTGVKTSIKIDVTKCNPPPPPPGKECFKVERGTVDCVPGGGAFIYHMPVGPEMGGKWVQVSTTTPGITIIPDTQLVPPGGGVLNWKIVGASPGDVIHLIVTGIETYAGPKEGWGLCCTQTIDIVIPRDQRCPPKDKEPDLKVEKRADVARCTMAGGCDFTIRVTNVGTAPYNGKIVLDEVTLPAGSTLSSGPNPPWVCVPGTTPMTCTHPVTTLNPGAFVDLKLGFKPAGGWQGKVLRNCATYNYPASGKPLFGSQQNDRGCASIPICRRGDRDRDCQPPVEKKVDLILKKRARIPVCTPDGVCYFVIDIINNGTSTYNGPLTVIDNYPGGAPSSSTFGPSPPWTCRPNGPGQFRCDNAGISLPAGASTPIFVKAVMPAGYQSDTVENCAAVKAIPGEVDLTNNKACAKERIRRPNGGKPGLRITKVCNGSLAGAAVVSCRITVSNAGTAAPTGPVRVNDAATLVSGGAPVQIQTVTPDGAEWACGPVPANTLSCQIPGAVMTPGTSRHFDVTVSANGEFENCARGSYGPAPGDDVVYPIGQACAKGGGSSTIRVEKTGDRECRLGQPCSFDITITNDGTSPFSGPVRIGDAIGVEGLGRLDGVAITSIDPPFGCSPEPSTLPLSCIANLTLGAGESQSHHVTVVIPDDGRLANLQGNVNGQNCVGVLSPDSRVQGGGDVLPKDAANAQGDRGKAYACHPFIITHEVKKECSPGFVMNDAGRCVCPEGTTFRNGQCTGGGTNILPTPPPPPKRCVLLEGQIRTEDGRCICPRGTALENGKCVRTDRPEQCTIRGQIHDANGDCVCPQGTEVRNGACRPVRPKPQECRIPGQIRNGDGDCVCPQGTEVRNGACRPVRPKPQECRIPGQIRNGDGDCVCPRGTELRNGACRPARPKPEQCAIRGQVHDANGDCVCPRGTEVIDGACRRKQPQLEQCDIRGQVHNKRGECVCPRGTEVIDGACRRPRPQMECAPGTQMIDGQCQPIFKRRCPEGTIGRYPNCRPIRGQPSLEINPGLLLQQVLPRRQPQVDQQDPVPNRILKLQQQ; encoded by the coding sequence ATGAACAATCTCGCACTCTCCCCGCTCGCGCAAAACAACTCAACCGTCATGGAGACGATCATGAAACCCCTGTCATACGCCAGGCGCGGCGCGCGCTGGCTGATGGCGGCCGGTATCGCGGTCGCCATGTTCACCCCTCTCGCAAGCCACGCGGAAGACGCCGCTCCGATCACCCCGGAACTGAAGCTCGACCTCGACAATTCGCGCGTCGTCAATCCGAGGCCGGACCGGCTCGTGCCTTTCTTCACCAAGACAGGCACCCAGAGAGGCTGCGACTACGTCGTCTACTCGCTGAGCTTCGGCTTGCGCGGCGATCCGCAAGGCTTTGCCGACCCAAGCCTCGCGGCCAGGCTGAACAAGCTCAAGCTCGACTTCAAGGACCAGCTTCCGCACGGCCTTGCCATCGTCAACGTCAATGTGTCCGGCGACGGCACGGATGCCTCCGGCGGGCCACTGCCGGGCGCTTCGATCATCACCTCGGCAAATCCCAACGACACGGCGACGGTTTCCGATTTCCGGCTCTCCGCCGCCGATCTCGACGGCGCCGGTGCTGCGAACGAACGCGTCATCAATTTCCGGATCACCGCCAAGATCGACCACGCGGCGTTTCCCGCGCCGACGATCGTCGACAACCAGGGTGTGATCAAGGCGACGCCGGGCGTCGGCACCGGGGCCATCCTCCCGTCGCAGGATCCGAGCAAGCCCGACGACGGCGACTTCAAGACCGGCGTCAAGACCTCGATCAAGATCGATGTCACCAAGTGCAACCCGCCACCACCACCTCCCGGCAAGGAATGCTTCAAGGTGGAACGCGGCACGGTCGATTGCGTGCCCGGCGGCGGCGCCTTCATCTACCACATGCCTGTCGGCCCCGAGATGGGCGGCAAATGGGTGCAGGTGTCGACCACCACGCCCGGCATCACCATCATCCCCGACACCCAGCTGGTGCCTCCGGGCGGCGGCGTGCTCAACTGGAAGATCGTCGGCGCATCGCCCGGCGACGTCATCCACCTCATCGTCACCGGCATCGAGACCTATGCCGGCCCGAAGGAGGGCTGGGGCCTGTGCTGCACGCAGACCATCGACATCGTCATCCCGCGTGACCAGCGCTGCCCGCCCAAGGACAAGGAGCCGGACCTCAAGGTCGAGAAACGCGCCGATGTCGCGCGCTGCACCATGGCCGGCGGCTGCGACTTCACCATCCGGGTCACCAATGTCGGCACCGCGCCCTACAACGGCAAGATCGTGCTCGACGAGGTGACGCTGCCGGCCGGCTCGACGCTGAGTTCAGGGCCCAATCCGCCCTGGGTCTGCGTCCCCGGCACCACCCCGATGACATGCACCCATCCGGTGACGACGCTCAATCCGGGGGCCTTTGTCGACCTCAAGCTCGGCTTCAAGCCGGCCGGGGGCTGGCAAGGCAAGGTGCTGCGCAACTGCGCCACCTACAATTATCCGGCCAGCGGCAAGCCGTTGTTCGGCAGCCAGCAAAACGACCGTGGCTGCGCCTCGATCCCGATCTGCCGCCGTGGTGATCGTGACCGCGACTGCCAGCCGCCGGTCGAGAAGAAGGTCGACCTGATCCTGAAGAAGCGCGCGCGCATCCCGGTCTGCACGCCGGACGGCGTCTGCTACTTCGTGATCGACATCATCAACAACGGCACGTCGACCTATAACGGGCCGTTGACGGTGATCGACAACTATCCTGGCGGCGCGCCGAGCTCCTCGACCTTTGGGCCGAGCCCGCCCTGGACATGCCGTCCGAACGGCCCCGGCCAGTTCCGCTGCGACAATGCCGGCATCTCGCTGCCCGCGGGCGCCTCGACGCCGATCTTCGTCAAGGCGGTCATGCCGGCAGGCTATCAGTCGGACACGGTCGAGAACTGCGCCGCGGTGAAGGCCATTCCCGGTGAGGTCGACCTCACCAACAACAAGGCCTGCGCCAAGGAACGCATCCGCCGTCCCAATGGCGGCAAGCCAGGCCTGCGCATCACCAAGGTGTGCAACGGCTCGCTCGCCGGTGCCGCGGTTGTCTCTTGCCGCATCACCGTCTCCAACGCCGGCACGGCAGCCCCCACCGGTCCGGTGCGGGTCAACGATGCCGCCACGCTGGTGTCGGGCGGCGCGCCCGTCCAGATCCAGACCGTCACCCCCGACGGCGCGGAATGGGCGTGCGGACCGGTCCCGGCCAACACGCTGTCGTGCCAGATTCCCGGCGCCGTCATGACGCCCGGAACCAGCCGGCACTTCGACGTGACGGTCTCGGCCAATGGCGAGTTCGAGAACTGCGCGCGCGGCTCCTACGGACCGGCGCCAGGCGACGACGTCGTCTATCCGATCGGCCAGGCCTGCGCCAAGGGCGGCGGCTCTTCGACCATCCGTGTCGAAAAGACCGGCGACCGCGAGTGCCGGCTGGGCCAGCCATGCTCGTTCGACATCACCATCACCAATGACGGGACGAGCCCCTTCTCCGGCCCTGTCCGCATCGGCGATGCGATCGGTGTGGAGGGTCTCGGCCGGCTGGACGGCGTTGCGATCACCTCGATCGACCCGCCCTTTGGCTGTTCGCCCGAACCGTCGACCCTGCCTCTGTCCTGCATCGCCAACCTGACGCTCGGCGCCGGCGAAAGCCAGTCGCATCACGTCACCGTGGTCATTCCCGACGACGGGCGTCTCGCCAATCTGCAGGGCAACGTCAATGGCCAGAACTGCGTTGGCGTCCTGTCTCCCGACTCGCGGGTGCAGGGCGGCGGCGACGTGCTGCCCAAGGATGCTGCCAATGCGCAGGGCGATCGCGGCAAGGCCTATGCGTGCCACCCCTTCATCATCACCCATGAGGTGAAGAAGGAGTGCTCGCCAGGCTTCGTCATGAACGATGCCGGCCGCTGCGTCTGCCCGGAAGGCACCACCTTCCGCAACGGCCAGTGCACTGGCGGCGGCACCAACATTCTGCCGACGCCACCGCCGCCGCCGAAGCGCTGCGTGCTGCTCGAAGGCCAGATCCGCACCGAGGACGGGCGCTGCATCTGCCCGCGCGGCACGGCGCTGGAGAACGGGAAGTGCGTCAGGACCGACAGGCCCGAGCAGTGCACCATCCGCGGCCAGATCCATGATGCCAATGGCGATTGTGTCTGCCCGCAAGGGACCGAGGTGCGCAACGGCGCCTGCCGTCCGGTGCGGCCGAAGCCTCAGGAGTGCCGCATCCCCGGCCAGATCCGCAATGGCGATGGCGATTGCGTCTGCCCGCAAGGGACCGAGGTGCGCAACGGCGCCTGCCGTCCGGTGCGGCCGAAGCCTCAGGAGTGCCGCATCCCCGGCCAGATCCGCAATGGCGATGGCGATTGCGTCTGTCCGCGGGGCACCGAGCTGCGCAACGGGGCCTGCCGTCCGGCGAGGCCGAAGCCTGAGCAGTGCGCCATCCGTGGCCAGGTGCACGATGCCAATGGCGATTGCGTCTGCCCGCGTGGGACCGAGGTGATCGACGGCGCATGCCGGCGCAAGCAGCCGCAACTGGAGCAGTGCGACATACGCGGCCAGGTCCACAACAAGCGCGGCGAGTGTGTCTGTCCGCGTGGGACCGAAGTGATCGACGGCGCATGCCGCAGGCCCAGGCCACAGATGGAATGCGCGCCGGGCACGCAGATGATCGATGGCCAGTGCCAGCCGATCTTCAAGCGGCGCTGCCCGGAAGGCACGATCGGACGGTATCCAAACTGCCGCCCGATCCGAGGACAACCATCGCTGGAGATCAACCCGGGACTGCTGCTGCAGCAGGTGCTGCCACGGCGTCAGCCGCAGGTCGATCAGCAGGATCCGGTACCAAACAGAATCCTGAAGCTCCAGCAGCAGTAA
- the pmtA gene encoding phospholipid N-methyltransferase PmtA, translating into MTRGHGLRKALAEKFDDELKFFKGWIDKPKTVGSIVPTSSITARKMASIVNPRSGLPVLEVGPGTGVITRAILAQGVRPENLYAVEYNTDFVRHLRQLYPGVNVIEGDAFNLNATLGERSGMIFDSVVSGVPLLNFPVAQRIAYIESLLDRIPAGRPIVQLTYGPMSPIPAGRGDYTVKHFDFIFRNIPPTQLWIYRRET; encoded by the coding sequence ATGACACGTGGTCACGGACTGCGGAAGGCGCTTGCCGAGAAGTTCGACGACGAACTCAAATTCTTCAAGGGCTGGATCGACAAGCCGAAGACGGTCGGTTCGATCGTTCCGACCAGCTCAATCACCGCGCGCAAGATGGCCTCGATCGTCAATCCCAGGTCCGGCCTGCCGGTGCTTGAGGTAGGTCCAGGCACCGGTGTCATCACCCGCGCCATCCTCGCCCAGGGCGTACGGCCCGAAAACCTCTATGCCGTCGAATACAACACGGATTTCGTGCGCCATCTGCGCCAGCTCTATCCCGGCGTCAACGTCATCGAGGGTGACGCCTTCAACCTCAACGCCACGCTTGGCGAGAGAAGCGGGATGATCTTCGATTCCGTCGTGTCCGGCGTGCCGCTGCTCAATTTCCCGGTCGCCCAGCGCATCGCCTACATAGAGAGCCTGCTCGACCGCATCCCGGCGGGCCGCCCGATCGTGCAGCTGACCTATGGCCCGATGTCGCCGATCCCGGCCGGCCGCGGCGACTATACGGTCAAGCATTTCGATTTCATCTTCCGCAACATCCCGCCGACGCAGCTGTGGATCTACCGGCGTGAAACATAG
- the pyrF gene encoding orotidine-5'-phosphate decarboxylase, with product MQTQSMQAKSMQERLIVGLDVPTVREAEQAVRELDGVVSFYKIGYQLAFAGGLDFARELASGGTKVFLDMKLLDIDHTVAKGVENIVKMGMTMLTIHAYPKAMRAAVEAARGSELCLLAVSVLTSMDEQDMIDVGYEYDPHTLVLRRSEQALHAGMGGIVCSAAEAEAVRRIVGPDMAVVTPGIRPVGSDHGDQKRVVTPAQAIRNGASHLVVGRPIVAASDRRAAAQAILDEMRSA from the coding sequence ATGCAGACCCAATCCATGCAGGCCAAATCCATGCAGGAAAGACTGATCGTCGGCCTCGACGTGCCGACCGTGCGGGAAGCCGAGCAGGCGGTGCGAGAACTCGACGGCGTCGTCTCCTTCTACAAGATCGGCTACCAGCTGGCCTTTGCGGGCGGGCTCGACTTCGCCAGGGAACTGGCCAGCGGCGGGACCAAGGTCTTCCTCGACATGAAGCTGCTCGACATCGACCACACGGTGGCCAAGGGCGTCGAGAACATCGTCAAGATGGGCATGACCATGCTGACCATCCACGCCTACCCCAAGGCGATGCGGGCGGCGGTGGAGGCGGCCAGGGGCAGCGAACTTTGCCTGCTCGCCGTCAGCGTGCTGACCTCGATGGACGAGCAGGACATGATCGATGTCGGCTATGAATACGATCCGCACACGCTGGTGCTGAGGCGCTCGGAACAGGCCCTGCATGCCGGCATGGGCGGCATCGTCTGCTCGGCCGCCGAGGCCGAAGCGGTGCGCCGCATCGTCGGACCCGACATGGCCGTGGTGACGCCAGGCATCCGACCGGTGGGCAGCGACCATGGCGACCAGAAGCGCGTGGTGACGCCGGCGCAAGCGATCCGCAACGGCGCCAGCCATCTGGTTGTCGGCCGCCCCATCGTCGCGGCAAGCGACCGCCGTGCGGCTGCGCAAGCGATCCTCGACGAAATGCGCTCTGCATAG
- the dnaK gene encoding molecular chaperone DnaK → MAKVIGIDLGTTNSCIAIMDGKEPKVIENAEGARTTPSIVAISGDGERLVGQPAKRQAVTNPENTIFAVKRLIGRRYDDPVTEKDKKLVPYKIVKGDNGDAWVEAGGKKQSPSQISAMILQKMKETAEAYLGEKVEKAVITVPAYFNDAQRQATKDAGKIAGLEVLRIINEPTAAALAYGLDKKDGKTIAVYDLGGGTFDISVLEIGDGVFEVKSTNGDTFLGGEDFDMRLVEYLAAEFKKEQGIDLKNDKLALQRLKEAAEKAKIELSSTTQTEINLPFITADATGPKHLTLKLTRAKFESLVEDLVQRTIDPCKAALKDAGLKAGEIDEVVLVGGMTRMPKIQEIVKQFFGKEPHKGVNPDEVVALGAAIQAGVLQGDVKDVLLLDVTPLSLGIETLGGVFTRLIERNTTIPTKKSQVFSTAEDSQSAVTIRVFQGEREMAADNKALGQFDLVGIPPAPRGVPQIEVTFDIDANGIVNVSAKDKGTGKEHQIRIQASGGLSDADIEKMVKDAEANAETDKKRRAVVEARNQAEALVHSSEKSLKEYGDKVSEAERTAISDAIAALKTAAEGDDAADIEAKSQVLAEASMKLGQAMYEASQKEAAEADAKADAAKDSDVVDADFEEIDEDDDKKKSA, encoded by the coding sequence ATGGCAAAAGTAATCGGTATCGATCTCGGCACCACGAATTCCTGCATCGCCATCATGGATGGCAAGGAGCCCAAGGTAATCGAGAATGCGGAAGGCGCGCGCACGACGCCTTCCATCGTCGCCATCTCTGGCGACGGCGAACGTCTGGTCGGCCAGCCGGCCAAGCGCCAGGCGGTCACCAATCCAGAAAACACCATCTTCGCGGTCAAGCGCCTGATCGGCCGCCGCTATGACGATCCGGTGACGGAAAAGGACAAGAAGCTTGTCCCCTACAAGATCGTCAAGGGCGACAATGGCGATGCCTGGGTCGAGGCTGGCGGCAAGAAGCAGTCGCCCAGCCAGATCTCGGCCATGATCCTGCAGAAGATGAAGGAAACGGCGGAAGCCTATCTCGGCGAGAAGGTCGAGAAGGCGGTCATCACCGTTCCGGCCTATTTCAACGACGCCCAGCGCCAGGCCACCAAGGACGCCGGCAAGATCGCCGGCCTCGAAGTGCTGCGCATCATCAACGAGCCGACGGCCGCGGCACTTGCCTACGGCCTCGACAAGAAGGATGGCAAGACCATTGCCGTCTATGACCTTGGCGGCGGCACGTTCGACATTTCGGTGCTCGAAATCGGCGACGGCGTGTTCGAGGTGAAGTCGACCAATGGCGACACCTTCCTCGGCGGCGAGGATTTCGACATGCGCCTGGTCGAATATCTGGCGGCCGAGTTCAAGAAGGAACAGGGCATCGACCTGAAGAACGACAAGCTCGCCCTGCAGCGCCTCAAGGAGGCGGCTGAAAAGGCCAAGATCGAGCTGTCGTCGACCACGCAGACCGAAATCAACCTGCCCTTCATCACAGCCGACGCGACCGGCCCGAAGCACCTGACGCTGAAGCTGACGCGCGCCAAGTTCGAAAGCCTGGTCGAAGACCTCGTCCAGCGCACCATCGACCCCTGCAAGGCGGCGCTCAAGGATGCCGGCCTGAAGGCTGGCGAGATCGACGAAGTGGTCCTGGTCGGCGGCATGACCCGCATGCCCAAGATCCAGGAGATCGTGAAGCAGTTCTTCGGCAAGGAGCCGCACAAGGGCGTCAACCCGGATGAGGTCGTCGCTTTGGGCGCCGCTATCCAGGCCGGCGTGCTGCAGGGCGACGTCAAGGACGTGCTGCTGCTCGACGTGACGCCGCTGTCGCTCGGCATCGAGACGCTGGGCGGCGTGTTCACCCGGCTGATCGAGCGCAACACGACGATCCCGACCAAGAAGAGCCAGGTGTTCTCGACCGCCGAGGACAGCCAGTCGGCCGTGACCATCCGTGTCTTCCAGGGCGAGCGTGAAATGGCCGCCGACAACAAGGCGCTCGGTCAGTTCGACCTGGTCGGCATCCCGCCGGCGCCGCGCGGCGTGCCGCAGATCGAGGTCACCTTCGACATCGACGCCAACGGCATCGTCAACGTTTCGGCCAAGGACAAGGGCACCGGCAAGGAGCACCAGATCCGCATCCAGGCTTCGGGTGGTCTTTCGGACGCCGACATCGAGAAGATGGTGAAGGACGCCGAAGCCAATGCCGAGACCGACAAGAAGCGGCGCGCCGTGGTCGAGGCTCGCAACCAGGCCGAGGCGCTGGTGCATTCGTCCGAGAAGTCGCTGAAGGAATATGGCGACAAGGTCTCGGAAGCCGAGCGCACGGCAATTTCCGATGCCATCGCAGCGCTGAAGACCGCCGCCGAGGGCGACGACGCGGCCGACATCGAGGCCAAGAGCCAGGTGCTTGCCGAAGCTTCGATGAAGCTTGGCCAGGCCATGTACGAGGCCTCGCAGAAGGAAGCGGCGGAAGCCGACGCCAAGGCGGATGCCGCCAAGGATTCCGACGTGGTCGATGCCGATTTCGAGGAAATCGACGAGGACGACGACAAGAAGAAGTCGGCCTGA
- the dnaJ gene encoding molecular chaperone DnaJ, which translates to MKADFYETLGVQKGADEKELKSAFRKLAMQFHPDRNPGDHSCEHKFKEINEAYETLKDPQKRAAYDRFGHAAFEQGGMNGGAQGFGAGGFADIFEDIFGDMMGGRQRRSSGGRERGADLRYNMEISLEEAFAGKTAQIRVPASISCTECSGSGAKPGTQPVTCSMCHGHGKVRATQGFFSIERTCPQCQGRGQTIKDPCPKCAGQGRVTEERSLSVNIPAGIEDGTRIRLANEGEAGLRGGPSGDLYIFLAVKPHEFFQRDGADLYCKVPISMTTAALGGSFEVTTLDGTQTKVKVPEGTQNGRQFRLKGKGMPVLRQPNVGDLYIQTAVETPQNLTRRQRELLEEFEQLSSQDNSPQSSGFFARMKDFFESFGER; encoded by the coding sequence ATGAAAGCTGATTTCTACGAAACGCTGGGCGTGCAAAAGGGCGCCGACGAGAAGGAGCTCAAGAGCGCTTTCCGCAAGCTCGCCATGCAGTTCCATCCCGACCGCAATCCCGGCGATCACTCCTGCGAGCACAAGTTCAAGGAAATCAACGAAGCCTATGAGACGCTAAAGGATCCGCAGAAGCGCGCGGCCTATGACCGTTTCGGCCACGCCGCCTTCGAACAGGGCGGCATGAATGGCGGGGCGCAAGGCTTTGGCGCCGGCGGCTTCGCCGACATCTTCGAGGATATTTTCGGCGACATGATGGGCGGGCGCCAGCGCCGCTCGTCTGGCGGCCGCGAACGCGGCGCCGACCTGCGCTACAACATGGAAATCTCGCTGGAAGAGGCGTTTGCCGGAAAGACCGCGCAGATCCGCGTGCCGGCCTCGATCTCCTGCACGGAATGCTCTGGCAGCGGCGCCAAGCCCGGCACCCAGCCGGTGACCTGCTCGATGTGCCATGGCCATGGCAAGGTGCGCGCCACGCAAGGCTTCTTCTCGATCGAGCGCACCTGCCCGCAATGCCAGGGCCGCGGCCAGACGATCAAGGATCCGTGCCCGAAATGCGCCGGGCAGGGCCGCGTCACCGAGGAGCGTTCGCTGTCGGTCAACATTCCGGCCGGCATCGAGGACGGCACCCGCATCCGCCTTGCCAATGAGGGCGAGGCCGGCCTGCGCGGCGGGCCTTCGGGCGACCTCTATATTTTCCTGGCGGTGAAGCCGCATGAATTCTTCCAGCGCGATGGCGCCGACCTCTATTGCAAGGTGCCGATCTCGATGACGACGGCGGCCCTCGGCGGCTCCTTCGAGGTGACGACGCTGGACGGCACCCAGACCAAGGTGAAGGTGCCCGAAGGCACGCAGAACGGTCGCCAGTTCCGCCTCAAGGGCAAGGGCATGCCGGTGCTGCGCCAGCCCAATGTCGGCGACCTCTACATCCAGACCGCTGTCGAGACGCCGCAGAACCTGACGCGCCGCCAGCGCGAGCTGCTGGAGGAGTTCGAACAGCTCTCCTCGCAGGACAATTCGCCCCAATCGAGCGGCTTTTTCGCCCGCATGAAGGATTTCTTCGAGTCCTTCGGCGAACGCTGA
- a CDS encoding NADPH-dependent FMN reductase: MAVIPKILVFAGSVRSGAYSGRTADVAQKELAVQGAEVTRISLADYALPILDEDLEKEKGVPENAVKLGRLIIAHDGLLIATPEYNGSIPPLLKNTIDWVSRVRRDGGRSVRPLAGKVAGLCSSSNGHFAGIRCINHLRAVLVRCQMEVVTPECSVPDGGDAFDEGGNFRDERLYKSMEHLCRTLIETSRMLSTRIEA, from the coding sequence ATGGCAGTGATCCCGAAAATCCTCGTCTTCGCCGGCTCGGTGCGCAGCGGCGCCTATAGCGGCAGGACCGCCGATGTGGCGCAGAAGGAACTTGCGGTGCAAGGCGCCGAGGTGACCCGCATTTCGCTCGCCGATTATGCCTTGCCGATCCTCGACGAGGACCTGGAGAAGGAAAAAGGTGTCCCCGAAAACGCCGTCAAACTCGGCCGTCTGATCATTGCCCATGACGGGCTGCTGATCGCCACGCCCGAATATAACGGCTCGATCCCGCCGCTGCTCAAGAACACGATCGACTGGGTGAGCCGGGTGCGCCGGGATGGCGGCCGATCGGTCAGGCCGCTCGCCGGCAAGGTTGCCGGGCTCTGCTCGTCCTCCAACGGCCATTTTGCCGGCATACGCTGCATAAATCATCTGCGCGCCGTGCTGGTGCGCTGCCAGATGGAGGTGGTGACGCCGGAATGCTCGGTCCCGGACGGCGGCGACGCCTTCGACGAAGGCGGCAATTTCCGTGACGAAAGACTGTACAAATCGATGGAGCATTTATGCCGCACGCTGATCGAAACCTCGCGCATGCTGTCGACCCGGATCGAGGCGTGA